The Mucilaginibacter mallensis genome has a segment encoding these proteins:
- a CDS encoding regulatory protein RecX, giving the protein MDQPKPPKITDEKVALTKAEAFCAYQERSQHEVRNKLYEWGLWTDAVENIIIQLIGNNFLSEERFTKAYVTGKFKQKSWGKIKIKQGLKLKKVPDGLIKKALQTIDGDEYLDTLNRLLSKKATSLTEKDPYKRRYKLQQYAFSRGYEIDIINDILKTSEL; this is encoded by the coding sequence ATGGATCAGCCCAAGCCCCCTAAAATTACCGACGAAAAAGTAGCCTTGACCAAAGCCGAAGCTTTTTGCGCCTACCAGGAGCGATCGCAGCATGAGGTACGCAATAAACTTTATGAATGGGGACTGTGGACGGACGCTGTTGAAAATATCATCATCCAGCTTATTGGCAATAACTTTTTAAGCGAAGAACGCTTTACCAAAGCCTATGTAACCGGCAAGTTCAAGCAAAAAAGTTGGGGGAAAATAAAAATAAAACAGGGCCTTAAACTAAAAAAAGTACCCGATGGGCTTATAAAAAAGGCGCTGCAAACCATTGATGGCGACGAATACCTGGATACATTGAACAGGTTATTGAGTAAAAAAGCGACCTCCCTCACCGAGAAAGACCCTTATAAACGCAGGTATAAGCTGCAACAGTATGCTTTTAGCCGCGGATATGAAATTGATATCATAAATGATATTTTGAAAACCAGCGAGTTATAA
- a CDS encoding SusC/RagA family TonB-linked outer membrane protein — MKRKLLARFLIFFGMTLSIVMISPPGYSQTGKITGRVSDKDDGSPLPGVTVKLNGTAEAVSTNADGSYSINAAQGSVLIFSFIGYDKKEIAVPVSGKLDVALSKASNNLNEVVVIGYGTARKKDLISSVDVVAAKDAGSTTSVSPAQLLIGKAPGVQVVQASGVPGANAQIIIRGTGSFTDVSPLYVIDGIQGDANLFNTISPQDIENITILKDAASTAIYGVAAANGVVMITTKKGKAGPTQISFTSQAGISNVPKELGLLNSPEYVKLLQDIDASNNVPVPAKLNTPYVLVDRTNWQKEIFKTAVSTQNDISVSGGNDKVTYNLSTGYVTQQAIVKDYDFDRLNSRFGLEEKLGRFHFGETLNLRYTVTQGQTASVGNALTYAPYQPVYDSSIPGGYSILTNVDDNSNAVNPLQPLGVQTESSHEMVLFPQVFGEVRIIDGLTFRSQASGVYGSSVSDSYQIPYVTSNNLAYDRQAGRSYGNFSNYTIENYLSYNHSFGKNNISLTAGTSYIDAGSSKSLSVLGTGMLTDAVKDIGVAPTITSTGNSSGYYTEFGDAQSYYGRLIYSYDDKYIFSASIRRDGSSNFGPLSRYGNFPGAGFAWRFSQEDFIKKALPFISDGKLRVGWGRTGNNKFGLTNTNVFTFSGSPTGNLVYSLGQNEQFVTGTTVTTIANPSLHWETTDQTDAGIDLAFLNNQITFTADYYNRKSSGLIVAIPLPPSLGVGINTSGSSEIVNAADAQNKGFEFQLGYRSEVKNGFSYNVSVNGAYNNNKTLSLGTQSPTPIIGGASGVETLTQPGTPIGAFWGYKVAGVASTQAQIDALNKAAQQKTGNPTAVYQTGLLPGDFIYKDLNGDGVVDSKDQQFLGSSIPKFIYGINLGATYHNFDLNVVLSGVQGVQIGNSLLTTLDFAATGHNASTAILNRWEQSGDNAALPRAGQDATGSGNLRPSDFFIQNGAYLRARNVTLGYTLTKAALQSFSGNVVSRLRLYIAAENLFTITGYKGYDPELSTVNGDNNTYDTIFNRGIDTGQIPQPRTFLFGIQAGF, encoded by the coding sequence ATGAAAAGAAAATTACTAGCACGATTCCTGATTTTTTTCGGGATGACCTTATCAATTGTCATGATAAGTCCGCCGGGTTATTCCCAAACCGGGAAAATTACAGGAAGGGTTTCAGACAAAGATGATGGTTCCCCCTTACCTGGTGTAACTGTTAAATTAAACGGTACGGCAGAGGCCGTAAGTACAAATGCCGATGGGTCTTATTCCATAAATGCTGCGCAGGGCAGTGTATTGATTTTTTCTTTTATCGGCTATGATAAAAAGGAAATAGCTGTTCCTGTATCGGGTAAACTTGATGTAGCCTTATCTAAAGCATCTAATAATCTTAACGAAGTAGTAGTAATAGGCTATGGTACCGCCCGCAAAAAAGACCTGATAAGTTCTGTTGATGTCGTGGCCGCAAAAGATGCAGGTTCGACTACATCAGTAAGCCCCGCGCAATTATTAATAGGTAAAGCTCCAGGCGTTCAGGTGGTACAGGCAAGCGGTGTGCCGGGCGCAAACGCACAGATTATTATACGTGGTACCGGCTCATTTACAGATGTTAGCCCACTTTACGTAATTGACGGTATACAGGGAGATGCTAACCTCTTTAATACGATCAGCCCACAGGATATCGAAAACATAACCATATTAAAGGACGCCGCCTCTACGGCTATATATGGTGTTGCGGCAGCTAATGGAGTTGTTATGATTACCACAAAAAAAGGAAAGGCAGGACCCACTCAAATATCATTTACGTCGCAGGCAGGTATTTCAAATGTGCCGAAGGAACTTGGTCTGCTAAACTCCCCTGAATATGTAAAGCTCCTTCAGGATATTGATGCTTCGAACAATGTTCCGGTACCGGCAAAACTCAACACCCCTTATGTTCTGGTTGATAGAACCAACTGGCAAAAGGAAATCTTTAAAACAGCTGTATCAACTCAAAATGATATTAGTGTAAGCGGCGGAAATGACAAGGTTACTTATAACTTGTCTACAGGATATGTAACGCAGCAGGCCATAGTTAAAGATTATGATTTTGACAGGCTTAACAGCCGCTTTGGACTGGAAGAAAAATTAGGCCGTTTTCATTTCGGGGAAACTTTAAATTTAAGGTACACCGTAACCCAGGGCCAAACAGCGAGTGTAGGTAACGCTCTTACCTATGCACCTTATCAACCTGTGTATGATTCTTCGATCCCGGGCGGTTACTCCATTCTTACCAATGTGGATGACAACAGCAATGCTGTAAACCCTTTGCAGCCATTGGGTGTACAAACAGAAAGCAGCCATGAGATGGTATTATTTCCACAAGTATTTGGCGAAGTAAGAATTATTGATGGTTTAACTTTCCGTTCACAGGCGTCAGGAGTATATGGCAGCAGCGTAAGCGATTCTTATCAGATACCCTACGTGACTTCCAATAACCTGGCTTACGATCGGCAGGCGGGCCGCAGTTATGGCAACTTCTCCAATTATACAATTGAGAATTATTTATCTTACAATCATAGCTTTGGGAAAAATAATATTTCATTGACAGCGGGCACGAGCTATATCGATGCCGGCAGTTCTAAAAGTCTTAGTGTATTAGGTACCGGGATGCTAACCGACGCTGTAAAGGACATTGGTGTAGCCCCAACCATAACCAGCACGGGTAATTCCTCAGGTTATTACACTGAATTTGGCGATGCACAATCTTATTACGGACGTTTGATTTATTCTTATGACGATAAGTATATTTTTTCAGCCAGTATAAGGCGGGATGGATCATCCAACTTTGGTCCTTTAAGCCGTTATGGTAATTTTCCGGGTGCAGGTTTCGCATGGCGCTTTAGTCAGGAAGACTTCATCAAAAAGGCTTTGCCATTTATCAGCGATGGTAAACTGCGCGTAGGATGGGGACGGACAGGTAACAACAAGTTTGGCCTGACAAATACCAACGTATTTACCTTTAGCGGATCACCTACCGGAAACCTGGTATATTCTTTAGGCCAGAACGAACAATTCGTCACCGGAACAACAGTTACCACAATCGCCAACCCGTCGTTACATTGGGAAACAACCGACCAAACCGATGCCGGAATTGATTTGGCGTTTCTCAACAATCAAATAACATTTACAGCCGATTACTATAACCGAAAAAGCAGTGGGTTGATAGTAGCAATACCCCTGCCACCAAGTTTAGGAGTGGGTATAAATACTTCCGGTAGCAGCGAGATAGTGAACGCTGCGGATGCACAAAACAAAGGTTTTGAATTTCAGTTAGGTTACCGCTCTGAGGTTAAAAATGGCTTTAGCTATAATGTGAGTGTAAATGGTGCCTATAACAATAATAAAACACTATCGTTAGGCACCCAGTCGCCAACCCCGATAATTGGCGGAGCCTCCGGTGTGGAGACATTGACCCAGCCGGGCACACCTATTGGCGCATTTTGGGGTTATAAGGTTGCTGGTGTAGCCAGCACCCAGGCTCAAATTGATGCATTAAATAAAGCGGCACAGCAAAAAACCGGCAACCCAACTGCCGTTTATCAAACAGGGCTGCTTCCAGGCGACTTTATATATAAGGATCTGAACGGTGACGGGGTCGTTGACTCGAAGGATCAGCAGTTTTTAGGGAGTTCAATTCCGAAGTTTATATATGGGATTAATTTGGGTGCTACTTACCATAATTTCGACCTTAATGTTGTATTATCAGGTGTGCAGGGTGTACAAATTGGCAATTCGCTGCTAACCACACTGGATTTCGCAGCAACAGGGCATAACGCCTCAACCGCTATATTAAATAGGTGGGAACAATCCGGCGACAATGCAGCCCTGCCGAGAGCAGGCCAGGATGCAACAGGATCGGGAAACTTAAGACCATCGGATTTCTTTATACAAAATGGAGCTTATTTACGTGCCCGTAACGTAACCCTGGGTTATACGCTTACAAAAGCAGCCTTACAATCATTTTCGGGTAATGTGGTAAGCAGATTGCGCCTATATATTGCTGCGGAAAATTTGTTTACCATAACCGGCTATAAAGGGTATGATCCTGAATTAAGCACAGTTAACGGTGATAACAATACCTACGATACTATTTTTAACCGCGGCATTGATACGGGTCAAATTCCGCAGCCGCGCACATTTTTATTCGGGATACAAGCAGGATTTTAA
- a CDS encoding right-handed parallel beta-helix repeat-containing protein: MNRFKIVIIILTVLFCPARLLSQTKFFVSAQGKDSNPGTEAKPFGSILRALKEARNQKGKINLYFMGGTYRLDKPVVFTAEDSRPNGSTLTLTSYKKQKVIISSGAVLHLKWVPYKDGIWKASVDQSVQFDELLVNGQLQHMARYPNYDSSAHYLGGTAADVLSPERVARWQSPEGGYIHALHPSQWGDVHYQITGKDSKGELVLEGGWQNNRRMGMSEKYRFVENVFEELDTANEWYYDKKAKTLYYFPPVGLNLQTATFESPQLASLFEFRGTETKSVKNITVSDLIFTQTTRTFMQNKEPLLRSDWTIYRGGATIYEGAVNCSLVNCALVNLGGNAVFFSKYNRSCEISGCQISDVGASGVCFVGDPGAVRSPRFEYNEFVPIAEMDRTPGPKTNNYPKDCSVYNNLMFNLGLLEKQSAGVELSMCQSITVSHNTIYDVPRAGINVSEGTWGGHVIEYNDVFNTVKETGDHGAFNSWGRDRYWHPDKRILDSIVAAYPGLALLDVTRPIILRNNRFRCDHGWDIDLDDGSSNYIIYNNICLNGGIKLREGVNRVVENNIMINNTFHPHVWFKNSNDIFRHNIVGSGYLPIGISVWGKEVDYNVFPDSASLSEARGRGTDMHSVYMPEAFENPAEGDFRLKPNAAAFSVGFKNIAMDSFGVISPGLKALAKKVTYSNIVKPIQAAESETIDFLGAKVKKLTTLGERSATGMDGIRGILVIAVAPGRSQAFFQVNDVIMSLNNRPTNSLKELQEARMSVTGPSAEIIIFRNQHAYTERVNFDDHK, from the coding sequence ATGAATAGATTCAAAATAGTCATTATTATACTAACCGTGCTTTTTTGTCCGGCGCGATTGTTATCGCAAACAAAATTTTTCGTCTCTGCTCAGGGAAAGGATAGCAATCCGGGCACAGAAGCAAAGCCTTTTGGTTCTATACTCCGGGCGTTGAAAGAAGCCCGTAATCAGAAGGGCAAAATTAATTTGTACTTTATGGGAGGAACATATCGCCTGGATAAGCCTGTGGTTTTTACTGCTGAGGATTCAAGGCCCAATGGCAGCACGCTTACGCTAACCAGCTATAAAAAACAAAAAGTGATTATTAGCAGCGGCGCAGTGCTTCACTTAAAATGGGTGCCTTACAAAGATGGCATTTGGAAAGCAAGCGTAGACCAAAGTGTTCAGTTTGACGAACTGCTTGTTAACGGGCAGTTACAGCATATGGCCCGCTATCCCAATTATGATTCTTCTGCCCATTATTTGGGCGGTACCGCAGCGGATGTGTTATCGCCCGAACGTGTCGCCCGTTGGCAATCACCGGAGGGCGGGTATATACACGCGTTGCACCCGTCTCAATGGGGCGATGTCCATTACCAAATCACAGGGAAAGATAGTAAAGGGGAACTTGTGCTGGAAGGTGGGTGGCAAAACAACCGCCGCATGGGTATGAGCGAAAAATACAGGTTTGTGGAGAATGTTTTTGAGGAGCTCGATACAGCGAACGAATGGTATTATGATAAGAAGGCGAAAACGCTGTATTATTTTCCACCCGTTGGTCTAAACTTGCAGACAGCGACATTTGAATCGCCACAGCTTGCCAGCTTGTTCGAGTTCCGGGGCACAGAAACAAAATCCGTGAAAAATATTACCGTATCAGACTTGATCTTTACGCAAACAACCAGAACTTTTATGCAAAATAAGGAACCGTTGCTGCGTAGTGACTGGACCATCTACCGTGGCGGCGCTACAATATATGAAGGTGCGGTAAATTGTAGTTTGGTTAATTGTGCCCTGGTTAATCTTGGGGGTAATGCTGTATTTTTCAGTAAGTATAACCGTAGTTGTGAAATATCGGGTTGTCAGATTTCGGACGTAGGAGCAAGCGGAGTTTGTTTTGTCGGCGATCCTGGGGCAGTTCGCTCCCCTCGTTTTGAATATAACGAGTTTGTTCCAATAGCGGAAATGGATCGTACACCAGGCCCCAAAACCAACAATTATCCCAAGGACTGCAGCGTATATAACAATCTAATGTTTAACCTTGGATTGCTGGAAAAACAATCTGCAGGTGTAGAATTGTCCATGTGCCAAAGTATCACTGTCAGCCACAATACCATCTATGATGTACCCCGCGCTGGCATAAATGTCAGCGAAGGAACCTGGGGCGGTCATGTTATTGAATACAATGATGTTTTTAATACGGTTAAAGAAACCGGCGACCACGGAGCCTTTAATTCCTGGGGCAGGGATCGTTATTGGCATCCCGATAAAAGAATACTGGATTCGATTGTGGCGGCATACCCCGGTTTAGCGCTGCTTGATGTGACTAGACCAATTATTTTGCGCAATAACAGGTTTCGTTGCGACCATGGGTGGGATATTGACCTGGATGATGGCTCCAGCAATTATATAATTTACAATAATATTTGTTTAAACGGAGGTATTAAGCTGAGGGAAGGTGTGAATCGTGTTGTTGAAAATAACATCATGATAAATAATACTTTTCACCCTCATGTATGGTTTAAGAACAGCAATGACATATTCAGGCACAATATCGTGGGCAGCGGTTATCTCCCAATCGGAATTTCGGTATGGGGGAAAGAAGTCGATTATAACGTATTCCCTGACTCTGCCTCGTTATCCGAGGCACGGGGGAGAGGAACTGACATGCATTCTGTATACATGCCCGAAGCATTTGAAAACCCGGCAGAAGGAGATTTTCGACTTAAGCCCAATGCTGCTGCATTTTCAGTTGGTTTCAAAAACATAGCGATGGACAGTTTTGGAGTTATTTCACCAGGGTTGAAAGCACTGGCAAAGAAAGTGACTTATTCTAATATTGTAAAGCCAATTCAAGCTGCCGAAAGTGAAACAATTGATTTTCTGGGCGCAAAAGTGAAAAAGCTGACTACTCTTGGAGAACGATCGGCAACAGGAATGGATGGTATCCGGGGTATTTTGGTGATAGCTGTAGCACCCGGTCGATCCCAAGCTTTTTTCCAGGTAAATGATGTGATCATGTCACTAAACAACAGACCAACAAATAGTCTGAAGGAATTGCAAGAAGCAAGAATGTCGGTCACCGGGCCATCTGCCGAAATTATTATTTTCCGTAATCAACATGCGTATACCGAAAGAGTGAATTTTGATGACCATAAGTAA
- a CDS encoding RagB/SusD family nutrient uptake outer membrane protein yields MKKYIKFFMTGGLLILSIGCKKDLSLVNKSAYTYDTYFTSDAAINQAVIATYAGLLHTGLWAREWYYTFDLLGYDAKNNQPLVGDLLQLAQYNFGPDLDIMDENWSSLYQIIARANVVIDRAQNAWKPANATETTDQAQYIGEAKFLRAYAYFQLVNLYGRVPLHTQFIAQPTPAEINLPRSPVADVWALIEKDLQDAEKGLPVTYAAANYGRATQGAAVALLGKSYLYEKKWGQAQTELTKLTQAPFTYALAPVYNNLFDDPNQDNPTLNPETIFQVMNQQWTDWGIGNQYYLFGGQETWGGKATHSDRAQEYGFNDWSNVYITTTAVKAFTYPNPQNPSVNYVDPRAAFTFYGDAASGGQTQYCQQCSTGPVAYPYATKGYMWLKYEYYNKVATFGGPQSGINGQVIRYADVLLMLAEAYIQQGNTGTQPLALINQVRSRPSVNAPLYTSLGSQTEAMTILMRERQLELTGEQSRYFDLIRWGIAKQTINTERQIEDGTQPFQDKNVLFPIPLAEKNANGTVAKDISGDWN; encoded by the coding sequence ATGAAAAAATATATAAAATTCTTTATGACGGGAGGGCTTTTGATCCTCTCCATAGGGTGTAAAAAAGATTTAAGTCTGGTTAATAAGAGCGCTTACACTTATGATACTTATTTTACCAGTGATGCTGCCATAAACCAGGCTGTTATAGCCACTTATGCGGGTTTATTGCATACTGGTTTATGGGCCCGTGAGTGGTATTATACTTTTGATTTGCTGGGTTATGATGCCAAAAACAACCAGCCCCTGGTAGGTGACCTCCTGCAATTAGCCCAGTATAATTTTGGTCCGGATCTTGACATTATGGACGAAAACTGGTCATCTTTATACCAAATAATAGCACGCGCCAATGTCGTTATTGATCGTGCGCAGAATGCATGGAAGCCGGCTAATGCCACAGAAACAACTGACCAGGCGCAATATATTGGCGAGGCCAAATTTTTGCGTGCTTATGCTTATTTTCAACTCGTTAATTTGTACGGGCGGGTGCCTTTGCATACGCAGTTTATAGCGCAGCCAACCCCTGCAGAAATTAACCTGCCGAGATCACCTGTTGCCGATGTATGGGCGTTAATTGAAAAAGACCTGCAAGATGCAGAGAAGGGTCTTCCCGTAACATATGCTGCTGCTAATTATGGACGTGCTACACAAGGTGCTGCGGTGGCGCTTTTGGGTAAATCATATTTATATGAGAAAAAATGGGGCCAGGCACAAACGGAACTTACGAAGTTGACCCAGGCGCCTTTCACTTATGCACTTGCGCCTGTATATAACAACCTTTTTGATGATCCGAACCAGGATAATCCGACTTTGAACCCTGAAACCATCTTCCAGGTGATGAACCAGCAATGGACAGATTGGGGCATAGGTAATCAATACTATCTTTTTGGTGGTCAGGAAACCTGGGGCGGAAAAGCGACACATTCAGACCGTGCGCAGGAATACGGATTTAATGATTGGAGCAACGTTTATATTACTACAACTGCTGTAAAGGCATTTACGTACCCGAATCCACAAAACCCTTCTGTAAATTACGTAGATCCACGTGCAGCCTTTACCTTTTATGGTGATGCCGCGAGCGGGGGGCAAACACAATATTGTCAGCAATGTTCGACTGGACCTGTGGCTTATCCTTACGCCACAAAAGGGTATATGTGGCTTAAATACGAATACTATAACAAAGTTGCCACTTTTGGCGGACCGCAGAGTGGTATAAACGGCCAGGTAATACGTTATGCTGATGTATTGCTTATGCTGGCAGAAGCCTACATACAGCAGGGAAATACGGGAACGCAACCATTAGCATTGATTAATCAGGTGCGCAGCAGGCCAAGCGTCAATGCTCCGCTTTACACCTCACTGGGTAGTCAGACTGAAGCCATGACCATCTTAATGCGGGAAAGGCAGTTAGAACTAACCGGTGAACAAAGCCGTTATTTTGACCTGATACGTTGGGGCATTGCGAAGCAAACTATAAATACTGAAAGGCAAATTGAGGACGGTACACAACCATTTCAGGATAAAAATGTGCTGTTCCCAATTCCTTTAGCCGAGAAGAATGCAAATGGTACAGTTGCAAAAGATATTTCAGGTGACTGGAATTAG
- the galA gene encoding beta-galactosidase GalA, which yields MKNKYIIKRAHLVLLLLIIKTGIYAQSSVSSSKREHLSMDNDWRFALGHAYDPAKDFNNGTGGFSYFAKAGYGDGAASPQFDDRGWRKINLPHDWAVELPFSPKGSTSHGSKAIGRNFPEASVGWYRKAFFVPAADLGKHISIAFDGVFRNSIVWVNGHYLGTEASGYNSFEYNISEYLNYGGDNIIAVRVDVTMEEGWFYEGAGIYRHVWLNKTDQLHIQTNGTYVTTQVKNNIAGVSATATVINDDKKERSFSVTQTIIDTNGKALATSRITGLTLKPFASQDVKGVLAVAHPKLWSIETPYLHKLLTTVEENGAVVDSYITTFGIRTIRFDANAGFFLNGKRVEIKGTDNHQDHAGVGTAMPDALQDFRIHTLKSMGCNAYRCSHNPPTPELLDACDRLGMVVIDENRSMGVASTELNDLKTMILRDRNHPCIISWSIGNEEWAIEGNITGARIAGTMQAFAKSVDSTRYITAAISGGIGSGISTTIDLLGYNYIATKNTDEQHKKYPNQFSWGTEEGSTVTSRGIYVDDMSKHQLAAYDRKQNDFFYSLEQGWKYYAARPYLAGMFIWTGFDYRGEPVPFGWPSIESYFGMLDACGFPKDDYYYLKSWWTDQTVVHLLPHWNWQGKEGQEIRVCAYSNCDEVELFLNKKSLGKKAMEPNGHLEWQVKYEPGTLEAIGYKKGLKAGSDVVKTTSSPDQIKLQANQPVIKADGKDIAIITVKATDKNNLVVPTADNEIGFSINGPGKIIGVGNGNQTSHEPDQYLERGDLIDIGNLKEKFVDDLNVTAEVAAGYDDSGWQNAFKDTRDDAFGQRVKALVYRASFNIPADGTFTTATFFSKSIGKTESIFINGKEIAHQINDDNERHEFKLDASLLHPGSNTIAIVATPLLKANIWADVNTDPGLIQLVYPALPYKRKLFNGYAQVIVQSTGQPGTIILKAASPGLKEHTIEITAANR from the coding sequence ATGAAAAATAAATATATAATCAAAAGGGCACATCTCGTACTGTTACTCTTAATAATAAAAACAGGCATATATGCACAATCTTCAGTATCTTCATCAAAACGTGAGCATTTGTCAATGGACAATGACTGGCGGTTTGCGTTGGGACACGCCTATGATCCTGCAAAAGATTTTAACAACGGTACGGGCGGATTCTCTTATTTTGCGAAGGCCGGATATGGGGATGGCGCGGCGTCGCCGCAGTTTGATGATAGGGGCTGGAGAAAAATTAACCTGCCGCACGATTGGGCGGTTGAACTGCCCTTTAGCCCCAAAGGCAGCACAAGCCATGGATCAAAGGCTATAGGGCGTAATTTTCCTGAAGCGAGCGTTGGCTGGTATCGCAAAGCATTTTTTGTTCCGGCTGCTGACCTTGGCAAACATATTTCTATTGCTTTTGATGGTGTTTTTCGTAACAGCATAGTTTGGGTTAACGGTCATTATTTGGGTACCGAGGCTAGTGGTTATAACAGCTTTGAATACAATATTTCCGAGTATTTAAATTATGGTGGTGACAACATAATCGCTGTGCGGGTTGATGTGACAATGGAAGAAGGCTGGTTTTATGAGGGAGCCGGTATATACCGCCATGTTTGGCTCAATAAAACAGATCAATTGCATATCCAAACCAATGGAACGTATGTCACAACCCAGGTTAAAAACAACATTGCGGGTGTTTCAGCTACGGCTACTGTAATAAATGATGATAAAAAAGAAAGAAGTTTTAGTGTTACACAAACTATCATTGACACCAATGGCAAGGCGCTCGCGACGAGTAGGATAACGGGACTCACTTTAAAGCCTTTTGCGTCTCAGGATGTAAAAGGCGTTTTAGCTGTTGCTCATCCCAAGTTATGGTCAATAGAAACGCCTTACTTGCACAAGCTGCTCACTACTGTTGAAGAGAACGGTGCTGTTGTTGACAGCTATATAACAACATTCGGAATACGCACTATAAGATTCGATGCTAACGCTGGGTTTTTTCTGAACGGTAAGCGTGTTGAGATAAAGGGAACTGACAACCATCAGGACCATGCCGGTGTGGGCACAGCTATGCCCGATGCCTTACAGGATTTTCGCATCCATACCTTAAAAAGCATGGGATGCAATGCCTATCGCTGTTCCCATAATCCGCCAACTCCGGAACTGCTGGATGCCTGTGACCGGTTGGGTATGGTGGTCATTGACGAAAATCGTTCGATGGGCGTAGCATCAACTGAATTAAATGACCTGAAAACGATGATCCTGCGCGATCGTAATCATCCATGCATTATCAGTTGGTCTATAGGAAACGAAGAATGGGCCATTGAAGGTAATATTACAGGGGCCCGTATCGCAGGTACTATGCAGGCTTTCGCAAAGTCGGTTGATTCAACCCGTTATATTACAGCAGCCATAAGCGGTGGTATTGGTTCGGGAATTTCAACTACGATAGATTTGTTAGGGTATAATTATATAGCTACCAAAAATACCGATGAGCAGCATAAGAAGTATCCTAATCAATTTAGCTGGGGTACAGAGGAAGGATCGACCGTAACATCGAGGGGTATTTATGTGGACGATATGAGCAAACATCAGCTTGCCGCATACGATCGAAAGCAAAATGATTTTTTTTATAGTTTGGAACAAGGCTGGAAATATTATGCCGCGCGCCCGTACCTGGCTGGAATGTTTATATGGACAGGTTTTGATTACCGGGGCGAACCCGTGCCTTTTGGATGGCCTTCGATTGAGTCGTATTTTGGTATGCTCGATGCTTGTGGTTTCCCAAAGGATGACTATTACTATTTAAAATCATGGTGGACGGATCAAACAGTAGTACACTTGCTGCCGCACTGGAACTGGCAAGGTAAAGAAGGCCAGGAAATAAGGGTATGCGCCTATAGTAATTGTGATGAGGTTGAACTTTTTCTGAATAAGAAAAGTCTTGGTAAAAAAGCTATGGAACCAAATGGCCACCTGGAATGGCAGGTGAAGTATGAACCCGGAACGCTGGAGGCTATAGGCTATAAAAAAGGCTTAAAAGCTGGTTCCGACGTGGTTAAAACTACTTCAAGCCCGGATCAGATAAAGTTACAGGCTAATCAACCTGTAATCAAAGCTGATGGAAAGGATATTGCTATAATAACAGTAAAAGCAACCGACAAAAACAATTTGGTGGTGCCTACAGCTGATAATGAGATCGGTTTTTCAATTAATGGTCCCGGTAAAATTATAGGGGTAGGTAACGGAAATCAAACTTCGCATGAGCCTGATCAATATTTAGAACGGGGCGATCTGATCGATATCGGCAATTTAAAAGAAAAGTTTGTGGACGATTTAAATGTGACTGCTGAAGTGGCTGCGGGGTACGACGATAGTGGTTGGCAAAATGCGTTTAAAGATACCAGGGATGATGCGTTTGGACAAAGGGTGAAAGCTTTGGTATATAGGGCGAGTTTTAATATTCCGGCTGATGGTACATTCACGACTGCTACTTTTTTCAGTAAAAGTATAGGCAAAACGGAAAGCATTTTTATTAATGGCAAAGAGATAGCCCATCAGATAAACGATGACAATGAAAGGCATGAATTTAAACTCGATGCCTCATTGCTGCATCCGGGATCTAATACCATTGCCATAGTTGCCACTCCATTGCTCAAAGCAAATATATGGGCTGATGTCAATACCGATCCGGGCTTAATCCAGTTAGTTTATCCGGCATTGCCATATAAAAGAAAGCTATTTAATGGTTATGCCCAGGTTATTGTACAATCAACCGGCCAGCCGGGTACAATCATTTTAAAAGCAGCATCGCCAGGCTTAAAAGAGCACACCATTGAAATTACGGCAGCAAATAGATAG